A region of Penaeus chinensis breed Huanghai No. 1 chromosome 38, ASM1920278v2, whole genome shotgun sequence DNA encodes the following proteins:
- the LOC125046164 gene encoding hemocyanin subunit-like has protein sequence MKVLVLLGLVAAASAWPGFGFQADDGGVSDAQKQHDINFLLHKIYGNIRDPELKAKADSFDPEADLSHYSDDGQAVKSIMKDIKDHRFLQQRHWFSLFNTRHRHEALMLFDVLIHSKDWNTFVSNAAYFRQIVNEGEFVYALYVAVIHSPLAEHVVLPPLYEVTPHLFTNSEVIEAAYRAKQTQTPGKFKSTFTGTKKNPEQRVAYFGEDIGMNTHHVTWHMEFPFWWQDKYNHRLDRKGENFFWVHHQLTVRFDAERLSNYLDPVGELHWEKPIVQGFAPHTTYKYGGQFPSRPDNVNFEDVDGVARIRDLLIIESRIRDAIAHGYIVDRAGNRIDIMNEHGIDILGDVIESSMYSPNVQYYGALHNTAHIVLGRQGDPHGKYDLPPGVLEHFETATRDPSFFRLHKYMDNIFKEHKDSLPPYTKEELTFDGVSVDSLSVDGQLETYFEDFEYSLHNAVDDTEEIADVEISTYVPRLNHKDFAYNIDVSNNQGAEVLATIRIFAWPHRDNNGIEYTFDEGRWNAIELDKFWMKLAPGVNHIVRKSSESAVTVPDVPSFQTLFDRTKEALTGSDSGLTDFVSATGIPNRFLIPKGNEQGLEFDLVVAVTDGSADAAMDGLHEKNEFIHYGSHGKYPDKRPHGYPLDRRVPDDRVFDELPNFEHIHVKVFNHGEHIHNH, from the exons ATGAAGGTCTTGGTGCTTCTTGGTCTCGTGGCTGCGGCCTCCGCCTGGCCAGGCTTTGGCTTCCAGGCAGATGACGGAG GTGTGTCTGATGCGCAAAAGCAGCATGATATCAACTTCCTGCTGCACAAAATCTACGGAAACATCCGGGATCCTGAACTGAAAGCCAAAGCTGACTCCTTCGATCCAGAGGCTGATCTTTCACATTACAGTGACGACGGTCAAGCTGTCAAGAGTATCATGAAAGACATTAAGGACCACAGATTTCTCCAACAGAGGCACTGGTTCTCCCTCTTTAACACCAGGCATCGTCATGAAGCACTTATGCTCTTCGATGTTCTCATTCACTCCAAGGACTGGAATACATTTGTCAGCAACGCTGCCTACTTCCGTCAAATTGTCAATGAGGGAGAATTCGTGTATGCACTCTATGTTGCCGTCATCCACTCGCCTTTGGCTGAACATGTTGTACTTCCTCCACTCTATGAGGTCACTCCTCATCTCTTCACCAACAGCGAAGTCATTGAAGCAGCTTATCGTGCTAAGCAAACACAGACACCTGGTAAATTCAAGTCAACTTTCACAGGAACCAAGAAGAATCCTGAACAAAGAGTAGCCTACTTTGGAGAGGACATTGGAATGAACACCCACCACGTTACCTGGCATATGGAATTCCCTTTCTGGTGGCAAGACAAATACAATCATCGATTGGATCGTAAGGGAGAAAACTTCTTCTGGGTTCATCATCAACTTACCGTCCGATTTGACGCCGAACGTCTTTCCAATTACTTGGACCCTGTAGGAGAACTTCACTGGGAAAAGCCCATTGTCCAAGGTTTTGCCCCTCACACTACTTACAAGTACGGAGGTCAGTTTCCCTCTCGTCCAGATAATGTCAACTTCGAGGATGTAGATGGAGTTGCCCGAATTCGAGACTTGCTCATCATTGAAAGCCGAATTCGAGATGCTATTGCCCATGGTTACATTGTTGACAGGGCTGGTAACCGCATTGATATCATGAATGAACATGGTATTGATATCCTGGGAGACGTTATTGAATCTTCTATGTACAGTCCCAATGTCCAATACTACGGAGCGTTGCATAACACTGCCCATATTGTCCTTGGTCGACAGGGTGATCCTCATGGAAAGTACGATTTACCCCCTGGCGTACTCGAGCACTTTGAAACAGCCACACGTGATCCTAGCTTCTTTAGGCttcataaatatatggataacatCTTCAAAGAGCACAAGGACTCACTTCCTCCTTACACTAAGGAAGAACTGACCTTCGACGGTGTAAGTGTTGATAGTCTGTCTGTTGATGGTCAACTCGAGACCTACTTTGAAGATTTTGAATACAGTCTTCATAACGCCGTTGATGACACAGAAGAAATTGCAGATGTGGAAATCTCCACTTACGTGCCTAGACTCAACCACAAGGATTTTGCTTACAACATCGACGTTAGCAACAATCAAGGTGCGGAGGTACTAGCAACAATCCGCATTTTCGCTTGGCCTCATCGTGACAACAATGGTATCGAATACACATTTGATGAAGGTCGCTGGAATGCCATTGAACTCGATAAATTCTGGATGAAGT TGGCACCAGGAGTCAACCACATTGTCCGCAAGTCTTCGGAATCTGCAGTGACAGTCCCTGACGTACCAAGCTTCCAGACCCTCTTCGACAGGACCAAAGAAGCCCTCACTGGATCAGACTCCGGACTAACAGACTTTGTGAGTGCCACTGGCATTCCTAACCGATTCCTCATCCCCAAGGGTAATGAACAGGGTCTAGAATTCGACCTTGTTGTAGCCGTGACAGATGGTTCAGCTGATGCGGCAATGGATGGACTTCACGAAAAGAACGAATTCATTCACTACGGTTCCCATGGCAAGTACCCTGACAAGCGCCCACATGGCTACCCTCTGGATCGCCGAGTTCCAGATGATCGTGTGTTTGATGAGCTTCCCAATTTCGAACACATTCACGTTAAGGTCTTCAATCATGGTGAACATATCCATAACCACTAA
- the LOC125046236 gene encoding hemocyanin subunit-like → MKVLVLLGLVAAASAWPGFGFQADDGGVSDAQKQHDINFLLHKIYGNIRDPELKAKADSFDPEADLSHYSDDGQAVKSIMKDIKDHRFLQQRHWFSLFNTRHRHEALMLFDVLIQSKDWNTFVSNAAYFRQIVNEGEFVYALYVAVIHSPLAEHVVLPPLYEVTPHLFTNSEVIEAAYRAKQTQTPGKFKSTFTGTKKNPEQRVAYFGEDIGMNTHHVTWHMEFPFWWQDKYSHRLDRKGENFFWVHHQLTVRFDAERLSNYLDPVGELHWEKPIVQGFAPHTTYKYGGQFPSRPDNVNFEDVDGVARIRDLLIIESRIRDAIAHGYIVDRAGNRIDIMNEHGIDILGDVIESSMYSPNVQYYGALHNTAHIVLGRQGDPHGKYDLPPGVLEHFETATRDPSFFRLHKYMDNIFKEHKDSLPPYTKEELTFDGVSVDSLSVDGQLETYFEDFEYSLHNAVDDTEEIADVEISTYVPRLNHKDFAYNIDVSNNQGAEVLATIRIFAWPHRDNNGIEYTFDEGRWNAIELDKFWMKLAPGVNHIVRKSSESAVTVPDVPSFQTLFDRTKEALTGTDSGLTDFVSATGIPNRFLIPKGNEQGLEFDLVVAVTDGSADAAMDGLHEKNEFIHYGSHGKYPDKRPHGYPLDRRVPDDRVFDELPNFEHIQVKVFNHGEHIHNH, encoded by the exons ATGAAGGTCTTGGTGCTTCTTGGTCTCGTGGCTGCGGCCTCCGCCTGGCCAGGCTTTGGCTTCCAGGCAGATGACGGAG GTGTGTCTGATGCGCAAAAGCAGCATGACATCAACTTCCTGCTGCACAAAATCTACGGAAACATCCGGGATCCTGAACTGAAAGCCAAAGCTGACTCCTTCGATCCAGAGGCTGATCTTTCACATTACAGTGACGACGGTCAAGCTGTCAAGAGTATCATGAAAGACATTAAGGACCACAGATTTCTCCAACAGAGGCACTGGTTCTCCCTCTTTAACACCAGGCATCGTCATGAAGCACTTATGCTCTTCGATGTTCTCATTCAATCCAAGGACTGGAATACATTTGTCAGCAACGCTGCCTACTTCCGTCAAATTGTCAATGAGGGAGAATTCGTGTATGCACTCTATGTTGCCGTCATCCACTCGCCTTTGGCTGAACATGTTGTACTTCCTCCACTCTATGAGGTCACTCCTCATCTCTTCACCAACAGCGAAGTCATTGAAGCAGCTTATCGTGCTAAGCAAACACAGACACCTGGTAAATTCAAGTCAACTTTCACAGGAACCAAGAAGAATCCTGAACAAAGAGTAGCCTACTTCGGAGAGGACATTGGAATGAACACTCACCACGTTACCTGGCATATGGAATTCCCTTTCTGGTGGCAAGACAAATACAGTCATCGATTGGATCGTAAAGGAGAAAACTTCTTCTGGGTTCATCATCAACTTACCGTCCGATTTGACGCCGAACGTCTTTCCAATTACTTGGACCCTGTAGGAGAACTTCACTGGGAAAAGCCCATTGTCCAAGGTTTTGCCCCTCACACTACTTACAAGTACGGAGGTCAGTTTCCCTCTCGTCCAGATAATGTCAACTTCGAGGATGTAGATGGCGTTGCCCGAATTCGAGACTTGCTCATCATTGAAAGCCGAATTCGAGATGCTATTGCCCATGGTTACATTGTTGACAGGGCTGGTAACCGCATTGATATCATGAATGAACATGGTATTGATATCCTGGGAGACGTTATTGAATCTTCTATGTACAGTCCCAATGTCCAATACTACGGAGCGTTGCATAACACTGCCCATATTGTCCTTGGTCGACAGGGTGATCCTCATGGAAAGTACGATTTACCCCCTGGCGTACTCGAGCACTTTGAAACAGCCACACGTGATCCTAGCTTCTTTAGGCttcataaatatatggataacatCTTCAAAGAGCACAAGGACTCACTTCCTCCTTACACTAAGGAAGAACTGACCTTCGACGGTGTAAGTGTTGATAGTCTGTCTGTTGATGGTCAACTCGAGACCTACTTTGAAGATTTTGAATACAGTCTTCATAACGCCGTTGATGACACAGAAGAAATTGCAGATGTGGAAATCTCCACTTACGTGCCTAGACTTAACCACAAGGATTTTGCTTACAACATCGACGTTAGCAACAATCAAGGTGCGGAGGTACTAGCAACAATCCGCATTTTTGCTTGGCCTCATCGTGACAACAATGGTATCGAATACACATTTGATGAAGGTCGCTGGAATGCCATTGAACTCGATAAATTCTGGATGAAGT TGGCACCAGGAGTCAACCACATTGTCCGCAAGTCTTCGGAATCTGCAGTGACAGTCCCTGACGTACCAAGCTTCCAGACCCTCTTCGACAGGACCAAAGAAGCCCTCACTGGCACAGACTCCGGACTAACAGACTTTGTGAGTGCCACTGGCATTCCTAACCGATTCCTCATCCCCAAGGGTAATGAACAGGGTCTAGAGTTCGACCTTGTTGTAGCCGTGACAGATGGTTCAGCTGATGCGGCAATGGATGGACTTCACGAAAAGAACGAATTCATTCACTACGGTTCCCATGGCAAGTACCCTGACAAGCGCCCACATGGCTACCCTCTGGATCGCCGAGTTCCAGATGATCGTGTGTTTGATGAGCTTCCCAATTTCGAACACATTCAAGTTAAGGTCTTCAATCATGGTGAACATATCCATAATCACTAA
- the LOC125046247 gene encoding hemocyanin subunit-like: MKVLVLLGLVAAASAWPGFGFQADDGGVSDAQKQHDINFLLHKIYGNIRDPELKAKADSFDPEADLSHYSDDGQAVKSIMKDIKDHRFLQQRHWFSLFNTRHRHEALMLFDVLIQSKDWNTFVSNAAYFRQIVNEGEFVYALYVAVIHSPLAEHVVLPPLYEVTPHLFTNSEVIEAAYRAKQTQTPGKFKSTFTGTKKNPEQRVAYFGEDIGMNTHHVTWHMEFPFWWQDKYSHRLDRKGENFFWVHHQLTVRFDAERLSNYLDPVGELHWEKPIVQGFAPHTTYKYGGQFPSRPDNVNFEDVDGVARIRDLLIIESRIRDAIAHGYIVDRAGNRIDIMNEHGIDILGDVIESSMYSPNVQYYGALHNTAHIVLGRQGDPHGKYDLPPGVLEHFETATRDPSFFRLHKYMDNIFKEHKDSLPPYTKEELTFDGVSVDSLSVDGQLETYFEDFEYSLHNAVDDTEEIADVEISTYVPRLNHKDFAYNIDVSNNQGAEVLATIRIFAWPHRDNNGIEYTFDEGRWNAIELDKFWMKLAPGVNHIVRKSSESAVTVPDVPSFQTLFDRTKEALTGSDSGLTDFVSATGIPNRFLIPKGNEQGLEFDLVVAVTDGTADAAMDGLHEKNEFIHYGSHGKYPDKRPHGYPLDRRVPDDRVFDELPNFEHIHVKVFNHGEHIHNH, encoded by the exons ATGAAGGTCTTGGTGCTTCTTGGTCTCGTGGCTGCGGCCTCCGCCTGGCCAGGCTTTGGCTTCCAGGCAGATGACGGAG GTGTGTCTGATGCGCAAAAGCAGCATGACATCAACTTCCTGCTGCACAAAATCTACGGAAATATCCGGGATCCTGAACTGAAAGCCAAAGCTGACTCCTTCGATCCAGAGGCTGATCTTTCACATTACAGTGACGACGGTCAAGCTGTCAAGAGTATCATGAAGGACATTAAGGACCACAGATTTCTCCAACAGAGGCACTGGTTCTCCCTCTTTAACACCAGGCATCGTCATGAAGCACTTATGCTCTTCGATGTTCTCATTCAATCCAAGGACTGGAATACATTTGTCAGCAACGCTGCCTACTTCCGTCAAATTGTCAATGAGGGAGAATTCGTATATGCACTCTATGTTGCCGTCATCCACTCGCCTTTGGCTGAACATGTTGTACTTCCTCCACTCTATGAGGTCACTCCTCATCTCTTCACCAACAGCGAAGTCATTGAAGCAGCTTATCGTGCTAAGCAAACACAGACACCTGGTAAATTCAAGTCAACTTTCACAGGAACCAAGAAGAATCCTGAACAAAGAGTAGCCTACTTCGGAGAGGACATTGGAATGAACACTCACCACGTTACCTGGCATATGGAATTCCCTTTCTGGTGGCAAGACAAATACAGTCATCGATTGGATCGTAAAGGAGAAAACTTCTTCTGGGTTCATCATCAACTTACCGTCCGATTTGACGCCGAACGTCTTTCCAATTACTTGGACCCTGTAGGAGAACTTCACTGGGAAAAGCCCATTGTCCAAGGTTTTGCCCCTCACACTACTTACAAGTACGGAGGTCAGTTTCCTTCTCGTCCCGATAACGTCAACTTCGAGGATGTAGATGGCGTTGCCCGAATTCGAGACTTGCTCATCATTGAAAGCCGAATTCGAGATGCTATTGCCCATGGTTACATTGTTGACAGGGCTGGTAACCGCATTGATATCATGAATGAACATGGTATTGATATCCTGGGAGACGTTATTGAATCTTCTATGTACAGTCCCAATGTCCAATACTACGGAGCGTTGCATAACACTGCCCATATTGTCCTTGGTCGACAGGGTGATCCTCATGGAAAGTACGATTTACCCCCTGGCGTACTCGAGCACTTTGAAACAGCCACACGTGATCCTAGCTTCTTTAGGCttcataaatatatggataacatCTTCAAAGAGCACAAGGACTCACTTCCTCCTTACACTAAGGAAGAACTGACCTTCGACGGTGTAAGTGTTGATAGTCTGTCTGTTGATGGTCAACTCGAGACCTACTTTGAAGATTTTGAATACAGTCTTCATAACGCCGTTGATGACACAGAAGAAATTGCAGATGTGGAAATCTCCACTTACGTGCCTAGACTCAACCACAAGGATTTTGCTTACAACATCGACGTTAGCAACAATCAAGGTGCGGAGGTACTAGCAACAATCCGCATTTTCGCTTGGCCTCATCGTGACAACAATGGTATCGAATACACATTTGATGAAGGTCGCTGGAATGCCATTGAACTCGATAAATTCTGGATGAAGT TGGCACCAGGAGTCAACCACATTGTCCGCAAGTCTTCGGAATCTGCAGTGACAGTCCCTGACGTACCAAGCTTCCAGACCCTCTTCGACAGGACCAAAGAAGCCCTCACTGGATCAGACTCCGGACTAACAGACTTTGTGAGTGCCACTGGCATTCCTAACCGATTCCTCATCCCCAAGGGTAATGAACAGGGTCTAGAGTTCGACCTTGTTGTAGCCGTGACAGATGGTACAGCTGATGCGGCAATGGATGGACTTCACGAAAAGAACGAATTCATTCACTACGGTTCCCATGGCAAGTACCCTGACAAGCGCCCACATGGCTACCCTCTGGATCGCCGAGTTCCAGATGATCGTGTGTTTGATGAGCTTCCCAATTTCGAACACATTCACGTTAAGGTCTTTAATCATGGTGAACATATCCATAACCACTAA